From Drosophila subpulchrella strain 33 F10 #4 breed RU33 unplaced genomic scaffold, RU_Dsub_v1.1 Primary Assembly Seq354, whole genome shotgun sequence, the proteins below share one genomic window:
- the LOC119560052 gene encoding LOW QUALITY PROTEIN: probable cytochrome P450 12a4, mitochondrial (The sequence of the model RefSeq protein was modified relative to this genomic sequence to represent the inferred CDS: substituted 1 base at 1 genomic stop codon), with the protein MLKVRSGVLLIQSQKAALLLSAQQRWQTNVATAEATEDSEWLQAKPFDQVPRTNVIALMMKTFMPGGKYKNMELLDMFEAMRQDYGDIYFMPGIMGYPPLLSTHNPKDFEVVFRNEGVWPHRPGEDTLRYHREEYRKXFYQGVMGILSSQGKPWGDFRTVVNPVLMQPKNVRLYYNKMSQVNQEFVQRIKELRNPTTLEAPEDFIDTIKRWTLESVSMVALDKQLGLLKDSKKDSEALRLFHYLDEFSVVSADLEMKLSPWRYIKTPKLKRLLKALDRIQEVILAFVDEAIDRLDKEAKAGVVRPENEQSVLEKLLKVNRRVATVMAMDMLMAGVDTTSSTFTALLLCLAKNPEKQAKLREEVMKVLPNKDSEFTEASMKNIPYLRACIKESQRVYPVIVGNARVLSRDAVLSGYQVPAGTYVSIDPLNALTRDEYFPQASEFLPERWLRTPKNSEAKCPANELKSTNPFVFLPFGFGPRMCVGKRIVEMELELGTARLIRNFNVEFNYPTENAFRSALINLPNIPLKFKFTDLPN; encoded by the exons ATGCTGAAAGTGCGCAGTGGTGTATTATTAATTCAGTCTCAAAAAGCTGCTCTCTTGCTCAGCGCACAACAG CGCTGGCAAACTAATGTTGCAACTGCTGAAGCTACAGAGGATTCGGAATGGCTGCAGGCCAAGCCATTTGATCAGGTCCCTCGCACCAATGTGATAGCATTGATGATGAAGACGTTCATGCCCGGTGGAAAGTACAAGAACATGGAACTATTGGACATGTTTGAGGCCATGCGACAGGACTACGGCGACATATATTTCATGCCAGGAATAATGGGTTACCCACCTCTTCTGAGCACACACAATCCCAAGGACTTCGAGGTGGTTTTCCGAAACGAGGGAGTGTGGCCCCATCGTCCTGGAGAGGATACACTGCGGTATCATCGTGAGGAGTATAGAAAATAGTTCTACCAGGGCGTTATGGGCATCCTTTCCTCTCAGGGGAAACCGTGGGGAGACTTCAGGACCGTTGTTAATCCCGTTCTCATGCAACCGAAGAATGTGCGACTGTATTACAATAAGATGTCGCAAGTCAACCAGGAGTTTGTGCAGCG TATAAAAGAATTGAGGAATCCCACCACTCTGGAGGCTCCGGAGGATTTTATAGACACCATCAAACGCTGGACCCTAGAATCCGTATCTATGGTGGCTCTGGATAAGCAGCTAGGATTACTCAAGGATTCGAAGAAGGACAGCGAAGCACTCAGACTTTTCCACTACCTGGATGAATTCTCTGTAGTATCTGCGGACCTTGAAATGAAGCTCTCGCCCTGGCGATATATTAAAACTCCCAAGTTAAAGCGATTGCTGAAAGCCCTCGATCGTATCCAGGAAGTCATTTTGGCCTTCGTCGACGAAGCTATAGATCGGTTGGATAAGGAGGCCAAGGCGGGTGTGGTGCGTCCGGAGAATGAGCAAAGTGTCCTCGAGAAACTGCTTAAAGTCAACAGAAGGGTGGCGACCGTTATGGCCATGGACATGCTGATGGCTGGAGTGGACACA ACATCGAGCACCTTTACGGCTCTCTTGCTGTGCCTTGCCAAGAATCCGGAGAAGCAGGCCAAGCTGCGGGAGGAGGTGATGAAGGTGCTGCCCAACAAGGACTCCGAGTTCACTGAGGCGTCTATGAAGAACATCCCCTATCTGCGAGCCTGCATTAAGGAGTCCCAGCGCGTTTACCCAGTGATTGTCGGAAATGCTCGAGTCCTTTCCAGAGACGCAGTTCTCAGTGGATACCAAGTGCCAGCTGGAACCTATGTGTCCATCGATCCTCTGAATGCCCTGACTAGAGATGAGTACTTCCCGCAAGCTTCAGAGTTCCTCCCAGAGCGTTGGCTACGAACCCCTAAGAATTCAGAGGCCAAGTGTCCGGCAAACGAGCTGAAGTCCACAAATCCTTTCGTGTTCCTCCCCTTCGGTTTTGGACCCCGCATGTGTGTAGGAAAACGCATAGTGGAAATGGAACTGGAGTTGGGAACAGCTCGACTCATTCGGAACTTCAACGTTGAATTCAACTATCCCACGGAGAATGCCTTCCGCTCTGCATTGATAAATCTACCGAATATTCCGCTTAAGTTCAAATTTACTGATTTGCCCAACTAA
- the LOC119559744 gene encoding uncharacterized protein LOC119559744: MALRKGFALFGALLLVLLADSHAKPSQDLGLSPTQTEKPSDLRGGLVAKNKTAVVEDTSLNSDSDSESEEQQRRSYPHRDEDQLNSATNLVLAQNYKYDVEILESGDADQEDSGMDDTDDLEERFKGRGVVFSTDTESFASENIEVAPVDVQADAVSQGHVLLGIVVVGLALVSIALYAGMVIWRSHLEQRYGMRERLVNQDLEEEAGGADEGDYHVYAPTTKPATPRA; the protein is encoded by the exons ATGGCTCTGCGGAAAGGTTTCGCCCTCTTCGGCGCTCTTCTGTTGGTTCTGCTCGCAGATT CCCATGCCAAGCCCTCGCAGGATTTGGGTTTGAGCCCAACGCAAACGGAGAAGCCCAGCGATCTGAGGGGAGGACTGGTGGCCAAAAATAAGACAGCTGTCGTGGAG GATACTTCCCTGAATTCCGACTCAGATTCGGAATCGGAGGAACAGCAAAGGCGGTCGTATCCCCACCGCGATGAGGACCAACTGAACTCGGCCACCAACTTGGTGCTGGCCCAGAACTACAAGTACGATGTGGAGATCCTGGAGTCCGGAGACGCCGACCAGGAGGACAGTGGGATGGATGACACGGACGATCTGGAGGAGCGTTTCAAGGGACGTGGCGTGGTCTTTAGCACGGATACTGAGAGCTTTGCCTCCGAGAACATCGAGGTGGCCCCGGTGGACGTGCAGGCGGATGCGGTTAGCCAGGGACACGTGCTGCTAGGCATCGTGGTTGTGGGACTGGCCTTGGTTTCCATTGCCCTGTACGCCGGCATGGTCATATGGCGCTCGCACCTGGA GCAGCGGTATGGAATGCGCGAGCGGTTGGTGAACCAAGAtctggaggaggaggcgggTGGAGCCGATGAAGGCGATTATCACGTCTACGCCCCGACTACCAAGCCGGCTACGCCCAGGGCGTAG
- the LOC119559868 gene encoding phosphopantothenate--cysteine ligase, translating to MTHWEDFYNTHLPPADFEDNRSLLKEFCERHNKLQNRIVLVTSGGTTVPLEHNTVRFVDNFSAGTRGSASAEYFLDHDYAVIFMHRHKSLEPFTRHFTGQQFFDMLDIADNSQSSTIAIKPDSVDVFAPVLAKYKIARETQMILYVNFTSVVDYMWLLRAACECLAAFEERAVLYLAAAVSDFYIPEDMMPTHKMQSGDGAPTISLQLVPKMLAPLASLWVPHAFVVSFKLETDESLLIVKARDSLNKYKHKLVIANVLQTRKHRVVFVTPTDSYELHLSREQTLQGLEIEEPIVADLVQKHGEFISNVQQRQ from the exons ATGACGCACTGGGAGGACTTCTACAACACGCACCTGCCGCCCGCGGATTTCGAGGACAATCGCTCCCTGCTCAAGGAGTTCTGCGAAAGGCACAACAAGCTACAGAACCGCATCGTCCTCGTCACG TCCGGCGGCACCACAGTTCCCTTGGAACACAACACGGTGCGGTTCGTGGACAACTTCAGCGCGGGCACACGGGGCTCCGCTTCGGCGGAGTACTTCCTCGACCATGACTACGCCGTGATCTTCATGCACCGCCACAAGTCGCTGGAGCCCTTCACCCGGCACTTCACTGGCCAGCAGTTCTTCGACATGCTGGACATTGCGGACAACAGCCAGAGCTCCACGATAGCCATCAAGCCGGACTCGGTGGACGTGTTTGCGCCGGTGTTGGCCAAGTACAAGATCGCCCGCGAAACGCAGATGATCCTGTACGTGAACTTCACCAGCGTGGTGGACTACATGTGGCTCCTCCGAGCCGCCTGCGAGTGCCTGGCCGCCTTCGAGGAGCGGGCCGTGCTCTACCTAGCAGCCGCCGTATCCGATTTCTACATACCCGAGGACATGATG CCCACCCACAAAATGCAATCGGGAGATGGGGCGCCAACGATTTCGCTTCAGCTGGTGCCAAAAATGCTGGCCCCCCTCGCCAGTTTGTGGGTGCCGCACGCCTTTGTGGTGTCCTTTAAGCTGGAAACGGACGAAAGCCTATTGATTGTGAAGGCACGTGACAGCCTCAACAAATACAAGCACAAG CTGGTCATTGCCAATGTGCTACAGACACGCAAACATCGCGTGGTCTTCGTCACGCCCACAGATTCCTACGAGCTGCATTTGAGCCGCGAACAGACGCTGCAGGGGCTCGAGATCGAGGAGCCCATCGTGGCCGACTTG GTGCAAAAGCACGGCGAGTTCATCAGCAACGTGCAACAGCGCCAATGA
- the LOC119559867 gene encoding probable cytochrome P450 12a4, mitochondrial, which produces MLKVRSGVSLIQSQKAVLSLTTQQRWQTNVATAEAREDSEWLQAKPFDQVPRTNMIALIMKTFMPGGKYKNMELMDMFEAMRQDYGDIFFMPGIMGNPPFLNTHNPKDFEVVFRNEGVWPHRPGNDTLRYHREEYRKEFYQGVMGIIPSQGKPWGDFRTVVNPVLMQPKNVRLYYKKMSQVNQEFVQRIKELRNPTTLEAPEDFIDTINRWTLESVSVVALDKQLGLLKDSKKESEALRLFHYLDEFFIVSADLEMKPSPWRYIKTPKLKRLLKALDGIQEVTLAYVDEAIDRLDKEAKAGVVRPENEQSVLEKLLKVNRKVATVMAMDMLMAGVDTTSSSFTALLLCLAKNPEKQAKLREEVMKILPNKDSEFTEASIKNIPYLRACIKESQRVNPLIVGNARVLSRDAVLSGYQVPAGTYVSIVPLNALTRDEYFPQASEFLPERWLRTPKKSEAKCPANELKSTNPFVFLPFGFGPRMCVGKRIVEMELELGTARLIRNFNVEFNYPTENAFRSALINLPNIPLKFKFTDLPN; this is translated from the exons ATGCTGAAAGTGCGCAGTGGTGTATCATTAATTCAGTCGCAAAAAGCTGTTCTCTCGCTCACCACACAACAG CGCTGGCAAACTAATGTTGCAACAGCTGAAGCTAGAGAGGATTCGGAATGGCTGCAGGCCAAGCCATTTGATCAGGTTCCTCGCACCAATATGATAGCATTGATAATGAAGACCTTCATGCCCGGTGGAAAGTACAAGAACATGGAGCTAATGGACATGTTTGAGGCCATGCGACAGGATTACGGCGACATATTTTTCATGCCAGGAATAATGGGTAACCCACCTTTTCTGAACACCCACAATCCCAAGGACTTCGAGGTGGTTTTCCGCAACGAGGGAGTGTGGCCCCATCGTCCGGGAAATGATACTCTTCGGTATCATCGTGAGGAGTACAGAAAAGAGTTCTACCAGGGCGTCATGGGGATCATTCCCtctcaggggaaaccctgggGAGACTTCAGGACCGTTGTTAATCCCGTTCTCATGCAACCGAAGAATGTGAGACTGTATTACAAGAAGATGTCGCAAGTAAACCAGGAGTTTGTGCAGCG TATAAAAGAATTGAGGAATCCCACAACTCTGGAGGCACCCGAGGACTTTATAGACACCATCAACCGCTGGACCCTAGAATCCGTATCTGTGGTGGCTCTGGATAAGCAGCTAGGATTACTCAAGGATTCGAAGAAGGAGAGCGAAGCACTCAGACTTTTCCACTACCTGGATGAATTCTTTATAGTATCTGCGGACCTTGAGATGAAGCCATCGCCCTGGCGATATATTAAAACTCCCAAGTTGAAGCGATTGCTAAAAGCACTCGATGGTATCCAGGAAGTCACTTTGGCCTACGTCGACGAAGCTATAGATCGGTTGGATAAGGAGGCCAAGGCGGGTGTGGTGCGTCCGGAGAATGAGCAAAGTGTCCTCGAGAAGCTGCTTAAAGTCAACAGGAAGGTGGCCACCGTTATGGCCATGGACATGCTGATGGCTGGAGTGGACACA ACATCGAGCTCCTTTACGGCTCTCTTGCTGTGCCTTGCCAAGAATCCGGAGAAGCAAGCCAAGCTGCGGGAGGAGGTGATGAAGATTCTGCCCAACAAGGACTCCGAGTTCACTGAGGCGTCTATAAAGAACATCCCCTATCTGCGAGCCTGCATAAAGGAATCCCAGCGCGTTAACCCATTGATTGTCGGAAATGCACGAGTCCTTTCTAGGGACGCAGTTCTCAGTGGATACCAAGTGCCAGCTGGAACCTATGTGTCCATCGTTCCTCTGAATGCCCTGACCAGAGATGAGTACTTCCCGCAAGCTTCCGAGTTCCTCCCAGAGCGTTGGCTGCGTACCCCCAAGAAATCAGAGGCCAAGTGTCCAGCAAACGAACTGAAGTCCACAAATCCATTTGTGTTCCTCCCCTTCGGTTTTGGACCTCGCATGTGTGTGGGCAAACGTATCGTAGAAATGGAACTGGAGTTGGGAACAGCTCGACTCATTCGTAACTTTAACGTGGAGTTCAATTATCCCACGGAGAATGCCTTTCGATCTGCATTGATAAATCTACCGAACATTCCGCTCAAGTTTAAGTTCACTGATTTGCCCAACTAA
- the LOC119560063 gene encoding probable cytochrome P450 12a5, mitochondrial: MLKGRIGLIIQQSQKAALFSASQQRWQTNVATAEVRDDPEWLKAKPFEEIPRPNMLSLFAKIALPGGKYKNMELIELFYAMRQDYGNVFYMAGMMGSPGFVITHNPKDFEVIFRNEGVWPFRPGSETLQYHRTVYRKDFFEGVQGLIPSQGKSWGDFRSLVNPLLMQPKNVRLYFKKMSQVNQEFVQRIKDIRDSTTQEVPDDFINHINRWTLESVSVVALDKQLGLLKESEENSEASKLFKHLEDFFLISADLEIKPSLWRYITTPKLKKMLEALDGLQNISSTYVDEAIERLEKEAKEGVVRPENEQSVLEKLLKVDKKFATVMAMDLLMAGVDTTSSTFTALLLCLAKNPEKQAKLREEVMKVLPNKDSEFTEASMKNVPYLRACLKESQRIYPLTVVNARGLTRDTVISGYRVPAGTFMSMVPISSLHNEEHFPKAKEFLPERWLRNASDSAGKCPANDLRTKNPFVFLPFGFGPRMCVGKRIVEMELELGIARILRNFNVEFNHSTKNAFRSALINLPNIPLKFKFTDLPN; the protein is encoded by the exons ATGTTGAAGGGGCGTATCGGTCTTATAATACAACAGTCTCAAAAGGCGGCACTCTTTTCTGCTAGTCAACAG CGTTGGCAGACAAATGTGGCTACAGCTGAGGTCAGAGACGATCCGGAATGGCTAAAAGCCAAACCATTCGAAGAGATTCCCCGCCCCAATATGTTATCTCTATTCGCAAAAATTGCATTGCCTGGTGGAAAATACAAGAATATGGAATTGATAGAATTGTTTTACGCAATGCGTCAGGATTACGGAAATGTATTTTATATGGCCGGAATGATGGGAAGTCCTGGCTTTGTGATTACGCACAATCCCAAGGATTTCGAGGTGATATTCCGGAATGAAGGTGTGTGGCCATTCCGGCCGGGCAGTGAAACGTTGCAATATCATCGAACCGTATACAGAAAAGACTTTTTCGAGGGAGTTCAAGGGCTTATTCCCTCACAGGGCAAATCCTGGGGAGACTTTCGATCCCTCGTAAACCCCTTACTTATGCAGCCCAAGAATGTTAGGTTGTACTTTAAAAAGATGTCACAGGTTAACCAGGAGTTTGTGCAGCG AATTAAGGACATAAGGGACTCCACCACTCAGGAGGTACCTGACGATTTTATCAACCACATCAATCGTTGGACCCTTGAATCAGTGTCTGTAGTGGCTCTGGACAAACAGTTGGGTTTGCTTAAAGAGTCAGAAGAGAACAGCGAAGCCAGCAAGCTTTTCAAGCACCTGGAGGACTTCTTCTTGATCTCAGCCGATCTGGAAATAAAACCCTCTCTCTGGCGATACATCACAACTCCCAAGTTAAAGAAAATGCTAGAAGCCCTGGATGGTCTGCAGAACATTAGCTCGACTTATGTGGACGAAGCGATCGAGAGGTTGGAGAAGGAGGCCAAGGAAGGTGTAGTGCGTCCGGAGAATGAGCAAAGCGTTCTGGAAAAACTACTTAAAGTTGACAAGAAATTTGCCACCGTTATGGCCATGGACCTGCTGATGGCCGGAGTGGATACG ACCTCAAGCACCTTTACGGCTCTCTTGCTGTGCCTCGCCAAGAATCCGGAAAAGCAGGCCAAGCTGCGGGAGGAGGTGATGAAGGTGCTGCCCAACAAGGACTCCGAGTTCACTGAGGCGTCTATGAAGAACGTCCCCTATCTGCGCGCCTGCCTTAAGGAATCCCAGCGTATCTATCCCCTAACTGTTGTAAATGCCCGTGGTCTAACTAGGGATACTGTAATAAGCGGCTATAGGGTACCAGCCGGTACCTTTATGTCCATGGTTCCCATAAGTTCCCTCCACAACGAGGAGCACTTCCCAAAGGCTAAAGAGTTTCTACCAGAACGCTGGCTACGAAACGCCAGCGACTCCGCCGGAAAATGCCCTGCAAACGATCTGAGGACCAAAAATCCTTTCGTGTTCCTGCCCTTCGGATTTGGACCTCGAATGTGCGTGGGAAAACGCATCGTGGAAATGGAACTGGAGCTGGGCATTGCTAGAATCCTGCGAAACTTCAATGTGGAGTTTAATCATTCCACCAAGAATGCTTTCCGCTCTGCTCTTATCAACCTGCCCAATATACCACTCAAGTTTAAGTTTACCGATTTGCCcaactaa